From a single Gemmatimonadaceae bacterium genomic region:
- a CDS encoding TonB-dependent receptor, translating into MHTRSFAPRLRRWFGTLASIAFTVAAAVTATAQTTTGTIRGYITSQGQPATGATVTATNIANGATRSAVAATSGLYVLTGLVPGQYDVSVRRVGLSPQTRRQVVGIGQVIQLDIALTAVATQLGAVTVQASRGAIETRTSEVATNVSQAQIANLPTADRNFLGLASLAPGVRISGENAEGTTKSFRAGALDAGSINVFIDGASQKNDVTGSGIAGQDASRGNPFPQNAVQEFRVITQNFKAEYQKASSAIIVATTKSGSNTWSGSAFGTYVNNDFVALDSFQRRNRAGNPSFALQDYRRYLAGATLGGPIIRNKLFFFGSYEMNNQNRGQSVNFNTVPSTAVIPADVVQRFATNTGSYQSPFRSNLFLGKLNYSASDETSYELSYNGRFETDVRSFGGQTSIESAENVRNKVNSVVAKRSWSSGPQLHETLFNFSRWNWDPTPENRTLVGLDYQGIGRLGGRDGGQSWVQDRYSIRHDYTYSGLQLAGDHVIKVGGNYDRLNYSASKTFVRPPVFRFNSAENFAFPREAQYGTGNPDITADNNQFGLYAQDDWSPTKRLQFNLGVRWDVETNQFDRNYVTPSQVRADLDSVLRNRGFDPGTYFSDGSQRKIFFGAIQPRAGFSYALDEAQRTTVFGSFGLFYDRSNFNNGLDERFRLQYAIRTFRFSSDGLPRDGFQTIQWNSSYLSAAGLDGLIASGLAPKPEVFLIRNDQKPPVSTQYSAGIRQVLGSWRAAATYTNVSSRNGFTFIFGNRTAEGNCCATVSSNYSNVLLSDNSPRTWYQALMLQLDRPYTFVARDKFNWGMGVAYTYAQGRQRGGDLFSLDYPSVSAYPKFPTSIDVPNLLVANWIVDIPYLWGINYSGVIRLHSGDPYTIVDQTLGSGGGQQKLLLNSGRPPKKRFLVPGNVWGYRNVDMRLRKDLFTARSVNRIGVTADLFNAFNFDNLGCWDGFIPTPPGTNANFGRANCVSADARRFQAGLTVDF; encoded by the coding sequence ATGCACACACGTTCGTTCGCTCCGCGACTGCGCCGCTGGTTCGGCACGCTCGCGTCCATCGCGTTCACGGTCGCGGCCGCAGTGACCGCCACCGCGCAGACCACCACCGGCACCATCCGCGGGTACATCACGTCGCAGGGCCAGCCGGCCACCGGCGCCACGGTCACGGCCACCAACATCGCCAACGGTGCGACGCGATCGGCCGTCGCCGCCACCAGTGGCCTCTACGTCCTCACTGGCCTCGTGCCCGGCCAGTATGACGTGAGCGTGCGCCGGGTCGGCCTGTCGCCGCAGACCCGCCGCCAGGTGGTCGGGATCGGCCAGGTGATCCAGCTCGACATCGCCCTCACGGCCGTCGCCACGCAACTCGGCGCCGTCACCGTGCAGGCCAGTCGCGGCGCCATCGAGACGCGCACCTCCGAGGTCGCCACCAACGTCTCGCAGGCGCAGATCGCCAACCTGCCCACGGCGGACCGCAACTTCCTCGGCCTCGCCAGCCTCGCGCCGGGTGTGCGCATCTCGGGCGAGAACGCCGAGGGCACCACCAAGAGCTTCCGAGCCGGGGCGCTGGACGCCGGAAGCATCAACGTCTTCATCGACGGCGCCAGCCAGAAGAACGACGTGACCGGCAGCGGCATCGCCGGCCAGGATGCCAGCCGCGGCAACCCCTTCCCGCAGAACGCGGTGCAGGAATTCCGCGTGATCACGCAGAACTTCAAGGCCGAGTACCAGAAGGCGTCGAGTGCGATCATCGTCGCGACCACCAAGTCCGGCTCGAACACGTGGTCGGGCAGCGCGTTCGGCACCTACGTGAACAACGACTTCGTCGCCCTCGACTCGTTCCAGCGCCGCAACCGAGCCGGTAACCCGTCGTTCGCGCTGCAGGACTACCGCCGCTACCTCGCCGGCGCCACGCTCGGCGGGCCGATCATCAGGAACAAGCTGTTCTTCTTCGGCTCGTACGAGATGAACAACCAGAACCGCGGCCAGTCGGTGAACTTCAACACCGTGCCGTCCACGGCCGTGATCCCGGCCGATGTGGTGCAGCGCTTCGCCACCAACACCGGCTCGTACCAGTCGCCCTTCCGCTCGAACCTCTTCCTCGGCAAGCTGAACTACTCGGCCAGCGACGAGACGTCGTATGAGCTGAGCTACAACGGCCGCTTCGAGACCGACGTCCGCAGCTTCGGCGGCCAGACGAGCATCGAGTCGGCCGAGAACGTGCGTAACAAGGTGAATTCCGTGGTGGCCAAGCGGTCGTGGTCCAGCGGGCCGCAGCTCCACGAGACACTGTTCAACTTCTCGCGCTGGAACTGGGACCCGACGCCGGAGAACCGCACGCTGGTGGGCCTCGACTACCAGGGCATCGGCCGCCTGGGTGGCCGTGATGGTGGCCAGAGCTGGGTGCAGGATCGCTACTCCATCCGCCATGACTACACCTACAGTGGCCTGCAGCTCGCCGGCGACCACGTGATCAAGGTGGGCGGCAACTACGACCGACTGAACTACAGCGCGAGCAAGACCTTCGTGCGCCCGCCGGTCTTCCGCTTCAACTCGGCGGAGAACTTCGCGTTCCCGCGCGAGGCGCAGTACGGCACCGGCAACCCCGACATCACCGCCGACAACAACCAGTTCGGCCTCTACGCGCAGGACGACTGGAGCCCGACCAAGCGGCTGCAGTTCAACCTCGGCGTCCGCTGGGACGTGGAGACCAACCAGTTCGACCGCAACTACGTGACGCCGTCGCAGGTGCGGGCCGACCTCGACTCGGTGCTGCGTAACCGCGGCTTCGATCCCGGCACCTACTTCAGCGACGGCAGCCAGCGGAAGATCTTCTTCGGCGCCATCCAGCCGCGGGCCGGGTTCAGCTACGCCCTGGACGAGGCGCAGCGGACGACGGTGTTCGGCAGCTTCGGCCTCTTCTACGACCGCAGCAACTTCAACAACGGCCTCGACGAGCGGTTCCGGCTGCAGTACGCCATCCGCACCTTCCGCTTCAGCAGCGACGGGCTGCCGCGCGACGGCTTCCAGACGATCCAGTGGAACTCGTCGTACCTCAGCGCCGCCGGCCTGGACGGGCTGATCGCGAGTGGCCTGGCGCCGAAGCCGGAGGTGTTCCTGATCCGCAACGACCAGAAGCCACCCGTCTCCACGCAGTACAGCGCCGGCATCCGCCAGGTGCTGGGCAGCTGGCGCGCGGCGGCCACCTATACCAACGTGAGCAGCCGGAACGGCTTCACGTTCATCTTCGGAAACCGCACGGCCGAGGGGAACTGCTGCGCGACGGTCAGCTCGAACTACAGCAACGTGCTGCTGAGTGACAACTCACCGCGCACCTGGTACCAGGCGCTGATGCTCCAGCTCGACCGCCCGTACACCTTCGTCGCGCGCGACAAGTTCAACTGGGGCATGGGGGTCGCGTACACCTACGCCCAGGGACGCCAGCGCGGCGGCGACCTGTTCTCGCTGGACTATCCGAGCGTGAGTGCCTATCCGAAATTCCCCACCAGCATCGACGTGCCGAACCTTCTGGTCGCGAACTGGATCGTGGACATCCCGTACCTGTGGGGCATCAACTACTCCGGCGTGATCCGCCTGCACTCGGGCGACCCGTACACGATCGTCGACCAGACGCTCGGGAGCGGTGGCGGACAGCAGAAGCTGCTGCTGAACAGTGGCCGGCCGCCGAAGAAGCGCTTCCTGGTGCCGGGCAACGTGTGGGGCTATCGCAACGTGGACATGCGCCTGCGGAAGGACCTCTTCACCGCCCGCTCGGTGAACCGCATCGGGGTGACGGCGGACCTGTTCAACGCCTTCAACTTCGACAACCTCGGGTGCTGGGATGGCTTCATCCCGACGCCGCCGGGCACCAACGCCAACTTCGGGCGCGCGAACTGCGTGTCGGCTGATGCGCGGCGGTTCCAGGCGGGGCTGACGGTGGACTTCTGA
- a CDS encoding PEP-CTERM sorting domain-containing protein has protein sequence MPMSHPYRNATRLVAVAAIALAGVAATAAPASAQATVVTFNSLTESSPGSGTRFVGNCHLESGFLFTAVGIPCTGAAAANAFVAGSASSPVFGGGSTPSLLLNAAAATTIDIRRQDGATFDFTSILLAPFDGAATSVTFNGFRAGGDVSRSVTLAGSQAGFAMFSFADLFIGVTGVQIVATNEFGESLVKFDDFSAGVPDVGVVPEPSTVLLLGSGLCIMLVVGRRWGTRA, from the coding sequence ATGCCAATGTCTCATCCGTACCGGAACGCCACGCGTCTCGTTGCCGTGGCCGCCATCGCGCTCGCAGGCGTCGCGGCCACCGCTGCTCCTGCGTCCGCGCAGGCCACTGTCGTCACCTTCAACAGCCTGACCGAGAGTTCGCCCGGTTCGGGCACGCGCTTCGTTGGCAACTGTCATCTCGAGAGCGGCTTCCTGTTCACGGCGGTGGGCATTCCGTGCACCGGCGCCGCGGCCGCCAATGCGTTCGTGGCGGGCAGCGCCAGCAGCCCCGTCTTCGGTGGCGGCAGCACGCCATCGCTCCTCCTCAACGCGGCTGCGGCCACCACCATCGACATCCGTCGGCAGGACGGCGCCACGTTCGACTTCACGTCGATCCTGCTCGCGCCGTTCGATGGCGCGGCGACGAGCGTGACGTTCAACGGGTTCCGCGCCGGCGGCGACGTGTCGCGGTCGGTCACGCTGGCGGGCAGCCAGGCCGGCTTCGCCATGTTCTCCTTCGCCGACCTCTTCATCGGCGTCACCGGGGTGCAGATCGTCGCCACCAACGAGTTCGGCGAGTCGCTGGTCAAGTTCGACGACTTCAGCGCGGGGGTCCCGGATGTCGGCGTGGTGCCGGAGCCGTCGACGGTCCTGCTGCTCGGATCCGGGCTCTGCATCATGCTGGTTGTGGGCCGCCGCTGGGGGACTCGCGCATGA
- a CDS encoding ferritin-like domain-containing protein — translation MSAVVADRREFLRRAGLAGAALALVGCGAGAPELLAPSSGPRGAVVGAGGAITLDFSQDIDVLNYAYALEQLEAAFYIGVVTNGAFASVFTAAERRVLTDIRDHEVAHRDFFAAALGSARIPDLTPKFGAIDFADRTSVLQTARTFEDLGVSAYNGAARFIASEAYLGVAGKIVSVEARHASAIRDMLSPRSAAFAPDAFDAGSTPQDVLTAAGPFITESITVVNA, via the coding sequence GTGTCCGCCGTCGTGGCGGATCGCCGCGAATTCCTCCGGCGCGCCGGACTCGCCGGTGCTGCCCTCGCGCTGGTGGGCTGTGGTGCCGGTGCCCCGGAGCTGCTCGCCCCCTCCAGCGGGCCGCGGGGCGCCGTCGTCGGGGCCGGTGGTGCGATCACGCTCGACTTCTCGCAGGACATCGACGTGCTGAACTACGCCTATGCGCTCGAGCAGCTCGAGGCGGCTTTCTATATCGGCGTGGTGACCAACGGGGCGTTCGCCTCGGTGTTCACGGCGGCCGAACGACGCGTGCTCACGGACATCCGCGACCACGAGGTGGCCCATCGTGACTTCTTCGCCGCGGCGCTCGGGTCGGCCCGGATCCCGGACCTCACACCGAAGTTCGGCGCGATCGACTTCGCGGACCGCACCAGCGTGCTGCAGACGGCGCGCACCTTCGAGGACCTCGGCGTGAGCGCGTACAACGGCGCGGCCCGGTTCATCGCCAGCGAGGCGTACCTCGGTGTGGCCGGCAAGATCGTCTCGGTGGAGGCGCGTCACGCATCGGCGATCCGGGACATGCTCAGCCCGCGCAGCGCCGCCTTTGCACCGGACGCGTTCGACGCCGGCAGCACCCCGCAGGACGTGCTCACCGCCGCCGGTCCGTTCATCACGGAAAGCATCACCGTCGTCAACGCCTAG
- a CDS encoding ferritin-like domain-containing protein, whose amino-acid sequence MALAALSTAAYGQGRALPTAVLGVLNFALRLEYLESEFYNRGVAAAGLIPAADRTIFTTIQSHEAVHVDYLKTLLGSSARPKPTFDFTAGNGSGSGPFADVFTNYATFLAVAQAFEDTGVRAYKGQAATLAPYKDVLQAALSVHSVEARHAAEVRRLRGNFQDNEPNQGWISGAMTDVAAIAPVYAGEANTTHLGLDVTTITGVSAGAVTEAFDEPLTMAQVLAIVDPFIA is encoded by the coding sequence ATGGCGCTCGCAGCCCTCTCCACGGCGGCCTACGGTCAGGGGCGCGCCTTGCCGACCGCCGTGCTGGGGGTGCTCAACTTCGCCCTTCGGCTCGAATACCTCGAGTCGGAGTTCTACAACCGCGGTGTGGCTGCCGCGGGGCTGATCCCCGCTGCCGATCGCACGATCTTCACGACCATCCAGTCGCACGAGGCCGTGCACGTGGACTACCTGAAGACGCTGCTGGGCAGCTCGGCACGGCCGAAGCCCACCTTCGACTTCACGGCCGGCAACGGCAGCGGCAGCGGGCCGTTCGCGGATGTCTTCACGAACTACGCCACCTTCCTGGCCGTCGCCCAGGCGTTCGAGGACACGGGTGTGCGTGCGTACAAGGGACAGGCGGCGACGCTCGCCCCGTACAAGGATGTGCTGCAGGCCGCACTGAGCGTCCACTCCGTCGAGGCGCGTCACGCGGCGGAAGTCCGGCGCCTGCGCGGCAACTTCCAGGACAACGAGCCCAATCAGGGGTGGATCTCGGGGGCGATGACCGACGTTGCCGCGATCGCGCCGGTCTACGCCGGCGAGGCCAACACGACGCACCTCGGCCTGGATGTCACGACCATCACGGGTGTGTCGGCTGGGGCCGTCACGGAAGCGTTCGACGAGCCGCTCACCATGGCACAGGTGCTGGCCATCGTGGACCCGTTCATCGCCTGA
- a CDS encoding SET domain-containing protein-lysine N-methyltransferase — translation MRQSPIQGLGAFATHHIPAGTRLVEYAGERLSPAAAEARYPDDTHTRHHTFLFAIDDAVVIDAAVDGNDARWINHSCAPNCDAVIDDGRIWIESIRDIVPGEELAYDYAFTLPTRHTPAAKRRYPCSCGAASCRGTMLARKR, via the coding sequence ATCCGCCAGTCACCGATCCAGGGCCTGGGTGCCTTCGCCACCCACCACATCCCGGCCGGCACCCGGCTGGTCGAGTACGCCGGCGAGCGCCTGTCACCCGCGGCGGCGGAGGCCCGCTACCCCGATGACACTCACACCCGGCACCACACCTTCCTCTTCGCGATCGACGATGCGGTGGTGATCGACGCCGCCGTGGACGGCAACGATGCCCGTTGGATCAACCACTCCTGCGCCCCGAACTGCGACGCCGTGATCGACGACGGGCGCATCTGGATCGAGTCCATCCGCGACATCGTGCCCGGCGAGGAGCTGGCGTACGACTACGCCTTCACCCTGCCCACGCGCCACACGCCGGCCGCCAAGCGGCGCTATCCCTGTTCCTGCGGCGCAGCCTCGTGCCGCGGGACCATGCTCGCGCGCAAGCGTTGA
- a CDS encoding DUF2127 domain-containing protein: MNAPTRPSVVDRTAFLRVLAVYKFVQTAILVALGLATVRLVRPEVAAAFEQWVQDLPVGYVQHVSERFLGWISGPQTHRVLILGGALFAYSALFLVEAVGLWLQRRWAEWLTVVATGLLIPPEVYECFMHPSTTLFVLLFVNVTVVWLLAKRLQHELAGTIPTGRAPAP; the protein is encoded by the coding sequence ATGAACGCACCAACCCGCCCGTCCGTCGTCGACCGCACCGCATTCCTCCGGGTGCTGGCGGTGTACAAGTTCGTGCAGACGGCGATCCTGGTGGCGCTCGGGCTGGCCACGGTGCGGCTGGTACGCCCGGAGGTGGCGGCGGCGTTCGAGCAGTGGGTGCAGGACCTGCCCGTCGGCTACGTGCAGCACGTGTCCGAGCGGTTTCTCGGGTGGATCTCCGGCCCGCAGACGCACCGCGTGCTGATCCTGGGTGGCGCGCTCTTCGCGTACTCGGCGCTCTTCCTGGTGGAGGCCGTGGGGCTCTGGCTGCAGCGGCGCTGGGCCGAGTGGCTGACGGTGGTGGCCACCGGGCTGCTCATCCCGCCGGAGGTCTACGAGTGCTTCATGCACCCGTCCACGACGCTCTTCGTGCTGCTGTTCGTGAACGTGACCGTGGTCTGGCTGCTCGCGAAGCGGCTGCAGCACGAACTGGCGGGGACGATCCCCACCGGACGGGCCCCCGCGCCCTGA
- a CDS encoding DEAD/DEAH box helicase, producing MTSSPTSSELSTDTGFAGLGLDARLVGALAGLGYEEPTPIQSAAIPPLLAGHDILAQAATGTGKTAAFALPLLHLVDTGAPARTRTKALILTPTRERAMQVAEAVHRYGKAMGIIALPIYGGSAMDTQIRALRRGVDVVVATPGRALDHIRRGTLLLDTVRIVVLDEADEMLDMGFAEDLEAILAATPAERQTALFSATVAPRIAQIAKKHLRNPISVRIDKAKVEPGQTAKVRQVAYIVPRAHKMAALGRVLDVEQPQSAIIFCRTRTEVDELTETMNARGYRCEALHGGLSQDQRDRVMKKFRAEKTDLLVATDVAARGLDIQHVSHVVNYDVPTSTEAYVHRIGRTGRAGREGVAISLAEPREHRMLRNIELATKSKIEIATVPTVADLRTRRLELTKASLREGILAGDLDAFRSIVESLAEEFDVMDVAAAAVKQLELANGGSADEKEIPAVEPRRDRPERSERTPTPHRGSAERTSTRFERNERPERAPRTDRPERTERPERPGADGERPARPARKPQWDVARLYVGAGRLARVRPGDLVGAIANELQLDASVVGAIQIQDKFSIVEVPDEIADDIIDALRNTTIKGKRVVVRRDRS from the coding sequence ATGACATCAAGTCCCACAAGTTCAGAACTCTCCACCGATACCGGCTTTGCCGGCCTCGGTCTCGATGCACGACTCGTTGGCGCACTCGCCGGTCTTGGCTACGAGGAACCCACCCCGATCCAGAGCGCGGCGATTCCGCCGCTGCTCGCGGGGCATGACATCCTCGCGCAGGCCGCCACCGGCACCGGCAAGACGGCAGCCTTCGCGCTGCCGCTGCTGCACCTCGTCGACACCGGTGCGCCGGCGCGCACCCGCACGAAGGCGCTGATCCTCACCCCCACCCGCGAGCGGGCCATGCAGGTCGCGGAGGCGGTGCACCGGTACGGGAAGGCGATGGGCATCATCGCGCTGCCGATCTACGGCGGCTCGGCGATGGACACGCAGATCCGCGCGCTCCGCCGCGGCGTCGACGTCGTCGTCGCCACGCCGGGCCGCGCCCTCGACCACATCCGCCGTGGCACGCTGTTGCTCGACACGGTGCGGATCGTGGTGCTGGACGAGGCCGACGAGATGCTCGACATGGGCTTCGCCGAGGACCTCGAGGCGATCCTCGCCGCCACGCCGGCCGAGCGCCAGACGGCGCTGTTCTCGGCCACCGTCGCGCCGCGCATCGCGCAGATCGCGAAGAAGCACCTCCGCAACCCGATCAGCGTCAGGATCGACAAGGCGAAGGTGGAGCCGGGCCAGACCGCGAAGGTGCGCCAGGTGGCCTACATCGTTCCGCGCGCGCACAAGATGGCCGCCTTGGGCCGCGTGCTGGACGTGGAGCAGCCGCAGTCGGCGATCATCTTCTGCCGCACGCGCACCGAGGTGGACGAGCTCACCGAGACGATGAACGCCCGCGGCTACCGCTGCGAGGCGTTGCACGGTGGCCTGAGCCAGGACCAGCGTGACCGCGTGATGAAGAAGTTCCGCGCCGAGAAGACGGACCTGCTGGTGGCCACCGACGTGGCCGCGCGCGGGCTCGACATCCAGCACGTGTCGCACGTGGTGAACTACGACGTGCCGACGTCGACGGAGGCCTACGTGCACCGCATCGGCCGCACGGGGCGTGCCGGCCGCGAGGGCGTCGCGATCTCGCTGGCCGAGCCGCGCGAACACCGGATGCTCCGGAACATCGAGCTGGCGACGAAGTCGAAGATCGAGATCGCCACGGTGCCCACCGTCGCCGACCTGCGCACCCGCCGCCTGGAGCTGACGAAGGCGTCGCTGCGCGAGGGGATCCTGGCCGGAGACCTGGATGCGTTCCGCAGCATCGTGGAGTCTCTGGCGGAGGAGTTCGACGTGATGGACGTCGCGGCCGCCGCGGTGAAGCAGCTGGAGCTGGCGAACGGCGGCAGCGCCGACGAGAAGGAGATTCCCGCCGTCGAGCCGCGCCGGGACCGCCCGGAGCGCAGCGAGCGCACGCCCACGCCGCACCGCGGCTCGGCCGAGCGCACGAGCACGCGTTTCGAGCGCAACGAGCGCCCGGAGCGCGCACCGCGCACCGATCGTCCCGAGCGCACGGAGCGGCCCGAGCGCCCCGGCGCCGACGGCGAGCGTCCCGCCCGCCCGGCACGCAAGCCGCAGTGGGATGTCGCACGACTCTATGTCGGCGCCGGCCGCCTGGCGCGGGTCCGTCCGGGCGACCTGGTCGGTGCCATTGCCAACGAGTTGCAGCTCGACGCCAGCGTGGTGGGGGCGATCCAGATCCAGGACAAGTTCTCGATCGTCGAGGTGCCGGACGAGATCGCCGACGACATCATCGACGCGCTCCGCAACACCACCATCAAGGGCAAGCGCGTCGTGGTCCGTCGCGACCGCTCCTGA
- a CDS encoding prolipoprotein diacylglyceryl transferase, protein MTWPYPKLSPDLIHIGPLRVRWYGLMYVFGYIAGARLARKRIKDGTLPLTQEGLDTWLTALFIGMLLGARAMYVLVYDRSLLTGVEWLKVWNGGLSFHGAALGMVVACWWAARHFRIDLMYLTDALALCAAPGLTFGRIGNFINAELYGRQSDVPWAMVFPTDPQQVPRHPSQLYEMLGEGIILGSFLWWLEAKARREGWWRPGVGGTAFLIGYGVVRILVEFTRQPDAQLGFLAGGITMGQLLSTLMIVAGVAVASWVYRQPVRTPAPAAA, encoded by the coding sequence ATGACCTGGCCCTATCCGAAGCTCTCGCCCGACCTCATCCACATCGGCCCCCTGCGCGTGCGCTGGTACGGGCTGATGTACGTGTTCGGCTACATCGCCGGCGCGCGGCTGGCCCGGAAGCGCATCAAGGACGGCACCCTGCCGCTGACGCAGGAAGGGCTCGACACCTGGCTCACGGCGCTGTTCATCGGGATGCTGCTCGGTGCCCGCGCGATGTACGTGCTGGTGTACGACCGCAGCCTGCTGACCGGTGTGGAGTGGCTCAAGGTCTGGAACGGCGGCCTCTCGTTTCACGGCGCGGCGCTGGGAATGGTGGTGGCGTGCTGGTGGGCCGCGCGGCACTTCCGCATCGACCTGATGTACCTCACCGACGCGCTCGCGCTCTGCGCCGCGCCGGGCCTCACCTTCGGCCGCATCGGCAACTTCATCAACGCCGAGCTGTACGGCCGCCAGTCCGACGTGCCGTGGGCGATGGTCTTCCCCACCGACCCGCAGCAGGTGCCGCGCCACCCGTCCCAGCTCTACGAGATGCTCGGCGAGGGCATCATCCTCGGCAGCTTCCTCTGGTGGCTCGAGGCAAAGGCGCGGCGCGAGGGATGGTGGCGTCCCGGTGTGGGCGGCACGGCGTTCCTCATCGGCTATGGCGTCGTGCGCATCCTGGTCGAGTTCACGCGGCAGCCCGACGCCCAGCTCGGCTTCCTCGCCGGCGGCATCACCATGGGGCAGCTGCTCTCGACGCTGATGATCGTTGCCGGCGTCGCGGTCGCGTCATGGGTCTACCGCCAACCTGTGCGCACGCCGGCTCCTGCTGCGGCCTGA
- a CDS encoding response regulator — MTQAGPLVLLIEDEPQMRRFLRSALPAHEYRLVETATMHDGLAQAAARNPDLILLDLGLPDGDGLDATRRIREWSAVPIIVLSARELENDKIAALDAGADDYLTKPFSVGELLARMRVALRHAARATQPAQATFRAGTLAVDLVRRLVTVAGEETHLSPTEYKLLTTLIRHAGMVCTQRLLVREVWGNHVVDDTQNLRVVVAQLRRKIEADTARPRLLQTEPGVGYRLRDDVEPG; from the coding sequence ATGACGCAGGCCGGCCCGCTGGTCCTGCTCATCGAGGACGAGCCGCAGATGCGGCGCTTCCTGCGCTCGGCGCTGCCCGCGCACGAGTACCGGCTGGTCGAGACGGCGACGATGCACGACGGCCTCGCGCAGGCCGCGGCGCGGAATCCCGACCTGATCCTGCTCGACCTCGGGCTCCCCGACGGCGATGGCCTCGACGCCACCCGCCGCATCCGCGAGTGGAGCGCCGTGCCGATCATCGTGCTGTCGGCGCGGGAGCTGGAGAACGACAAGATCGCCGCGCTCGACGCGGGGGCGGACGACTACCTTACGAAGCCGTTCAGCGTGGGAGAGCTGCTGGCGCGGATGCGCGTGGCGCTGCGGCATGCCGCGCGGGCCACGCAGCCGGCGCAGGCCACCTTCCGTGCCGGCACCCTGGCGGTGGACCTCGTCAGGCGCCTCGTCACCGTGGCTGGCGAGGAAACCCACCTCAGCCCCACCGAGTACAAGCTGCTCACGACCCTGATCCGGCACGCCGGCATGGTCTGCACGCAGCGGCTGCTGGTGCGCGAGGTCTGGGGCAACCACGTGGTGGACGACACGCAGAACCTGCGCGTGGTGGTGGCCCAGCTCCGGCGGAAGATCGAGGCCGACACCGCGCGGCCACGGCTGCTGCAAACCGAGCCCGGCGTGGGCTACCGGCTCCGTGACGACGTCGAACCGGGCTAG